TTACTCTTTCTTTTGAGGTGATGCATGGCCAAGAAGTCGTCGTCGAAGTCGGATCGTTCGGACCCCAAGCAAAACAAGAGCCTGGCGATTCGCCTGGTCGTCAAGAAGATGCCCGCCGCCAAGGCCACAGAAGTGGCCGAAGTGGTGAAGAAAGAATACGGCCACGAGATCAGCCAAAACATGGTCTACATGGTGAAAACCAAGGGGAACATGGCGACCGATGGCCGGGCTAAAAAGTCCAAGTCGGCCAGCGATAGCCCGCTGACTTCGCCAGCCCTCTGGGTAGACGCGATCAAGACGGCTCGCCAGCTGTTGAAGGCGACCGGCAGCCTGGCCAATGCAACAGCTTTGTTGAAAGCCATCGATGGCTAACTGGCACAACCGCTAGTTACGTTAAGAAAAAAGCAAACGGGGTGGGTTTTGCACCGGCTTACCCCATGTATTTACACTCTTTATCGAGTATATTGTTGGACACACACGGACGGCGACCAGTCGGCAACTTAGCCAAGCGGCGTTCATCCATGGCAACGCTCAGGGAATACGCAAATGGCTGAAGGCAGCATCAAGAAGCTTACCGACAAGGGTTTTGGTTTCATCACGGTTGGTCCCGGTAAGGACCTGTTCTTCCATTCTTCCGCAGTTCAAGGCGTCAGCTTTGACGACCTGCGCGAAGGCCAGAAGGTCACTTACACCGAAGGCCGCGGACAAAAAGGTCCTTGTGCCGAAAATGTAACCCCCGTCTAAATTGAATTGGCTTCTGCAGGTCAGAAGCTGAATCCAAGTGACACGGTCGAAAAC
Above is a window of Anatilimnocola aggregata DNA encoding:
- a CDS encoding cold-shock protein encodes the protein MAEGSIKKLTDKGFGFITVGPGKDLFFHSSAVQGVSFDDLREGQKVTYTEGRGQKGPCAENVTPV